In Oceanobacillus sp. FSL K6-2867, one DNA window encodes the following:
- a CDS encoding DUF58 domain-containing protein: MKGRIKVFGNTVIIVALFFILFSYAMFQGGFVSWFLFYSFLPIFVYLLMFSFYPIKNWNVTREVFRPILQAGDKAAVMIRIERNIPFPIYYCIVEEVFPKSLMKADSRNEKYLDMDHPEKRYVERKIKKVVFPGFKRSFALPYTIEQIPRGEHQLNQIRVKLSDIFGFVKREHVFNAANELIAYPTIRPILLQEQYQNFEQGSISSSTHHLMNTNVAIGVREYVPGDRFSRIDWKQTARRNNVMTKEFEQEKSTDILLILNSCHDQDMNALAFEAAVEIGLSLMEAFKKQDNQAGLLTIGAESVYFPSEQNAISQARIHQFLARVQPSGDRSFSAILKEEMKLVQAGKMAIVITTIIDELFKQSILQVKRRAKRVAIIFIQAANLITDTEYHVVQQLRYADVDVQILTEQQLASKRIEVNIR; encoded by the coding sequence ATGAAAGGCCGGATCAAAGTATTTGGTAATACTGTAATAATTGTTGCGCTTTTTTTCATACTATTCTCCTATGCGATGTTTCAGGGAGGATTTGTCAGTTGGTTTCTTTTTTATAGCTTTCTTCCAATATTTGTTTATCTCCTTATGTTCTCATTTTACCCGATAAAAAATTGGAACGTTACAAGGGAAGTTTTCCGACCTATCCTTCAAGCAGGCGATAAAGCTGCTGTCATGATCAGGATAGAAAGAAATATCCCTTTTCCAATCTACTATTGTATTGTAGAGGAAGTTTTCCCCAAAAGTTTAATGAAAGCTGATAGTCGGAATGAAAAGTATCTTGATATGGATCACCCTGAAAAACGATATGTAGAACGGAAAATTAAAAAGGTTGTTTTTCCCGGATTTAAACGCAGCTTTGCATTACCCTATACAATTGAGCAAATCCCGCGTGGAGAGCATCAGTTAAATCAGATTCGTGTGAAGCTTAGTGATATATTCGGCTTTGTGAAACGAGAGCATGTCTTCAATGCAGCGAATGAACTAATCGCTTATCCGACCATTCGTCCTATCTTGTTGCAAGAGCAATATCAGAATTTTGAACAGGGTTCTATTTCTTCAAGCACACATCATTTAATGAATACCAATGTTGCAATTGGTGTCCGTGAATATGTGCCAGGAGATCGTTTTTCACGAATTGACTGGAAGCAAACAGCTAGACGAAATAACGTGATGACGAAGGAATTTGAACAAGAAAAAAGTACGGATATTCTGCTTATTTTAAATAGCTGTCATGATCAAGATATGAATGCTTTAGCATTTGAAGCAGCTGTAGAGATTGGTCTTTCTTTAATGGAAGCTTTTAAAAAGCAGGATAATCAAGCAGGTTTACTTACGATTGGAGCTGAATCTGTCTATTTTCCATCTGAGCAAAACGCGATAAGCCAGGCACGTATCCACCAGTTTTTAGCAAGGGTCCAGCCGAGTGGTGATCGCTCGTTTTCTGCAATTTTGAAGGAAGAGATGAAGCTGGTTCAAGCAGGAAAAATGGCAATTGTTATCACAACTATAATCGATGAGCTTTTTAAACAATCAATATTACAAGTGAAGCGGCGAGCGAAGCGTGTTGCAATAATATTTATTCAAGCAGCTAATTTAATTACAGATACAGAGTACCATGTTGTCCAGCAGCTCCGTTATGCAGATGTTGATGTGCAGATTTTGACCGAACAGCAATTAGCTTCGAAACGGATTGAGGTGAATATAAGATGA
- the guaA gene encoding glutamine-hydrolyzing GMP synthase, translating to MENNEMILVLDFGSQYNQLITRRIREFGVYSELHSHKLTAEEIKAINPKGIILSGGPHSVYDENSFRCDEAIFDLDIPILGICYGMQLMALHYNGKVEKSKKREYGKALIDLNHDPILFKDTPTKQTVWMSHGDKVTEVPPTFQIDATSPSTPIAAMSDPENRLYGVQFHPEVRHSEYGNDLLNQFVFDVCKSKGDWTIENFIDMEVEAIQKKVGDRNVLCALSGGVDSSVVAALIHKAIGDQLTCIFVDHGLLRKNEADDVMKVFADDFHMNIIKVDAKDRFLSKLAGVDDPEKKRKIIGNEFIYVFDDEAAKLKDMDYLAQGTLYTDVIESGTETAQTIKSHHNVGGLPEDMQFELIEPLNTLFKDEVRELGTQLGIPDHIVWRQPFPGPGLAIRVLGEVTEEKLEIVRESDAILREEIANAGLDRDIWQYFTVLPNIRSVGVMGDARTYDYTIGIRAVTSIDGMTSDWARIPWDVLEKISTRIVNDVQHINRVVYDVTSKPPATIEWE from the coding sequence ATGGAAAACAACGAAATGATACTTGTACTTGACTTTGGAAGTCAATACAATCAGCTGATTACACGTCGAATCAGAGAGTTCGGGGTGTATAGTGAACTGCATTCACATAAGCTGACAGCAGAAGAAATTAAAGCAATCAATCCAAAGGGAATCATTTTATCTGGTGGACCACACAGTGTTTATGATGAAAATAGCTTCCGTTGCGATGAAGCAATATTCGACTTAGACATCCCAATATTAGGAATTTGCTATGGCATGCAGCTTATGGCGCTGCATTATAATGGAAAAGTGGAGAAATCCAAAAAACGTGAGTATGGAAAAGCACTTATCGATCTTAACCATGATCCAATTCTTTTCAAAGATACACCAACAAAGCAAACGGTGTGGATGAGTCATGGAGACAAGGTAACAGAGGTTCCCCCTACATTCCAAATTGATGCAACAAGCCCATCAACGCCAATTGCAGCAATGAGTGATCCCGAAAACAGATTATACGGCGTACAGTTCCATCCAGAGGTTCGTCATTCAGAGTATGGAAACGATTTGTTAAATCAATTTGTATTTGATGTGTGCAAATCTAAGGGTGATTGGACAATCGAAAACTTTATTGACATGGAAGTGGAAGCAATCCAGAAAAAGGTTGGCGACCGCAACGTGCTATGTGCATTAAGTGGCGGGGTTGATTCATCTGTAGTTGCAGCGTTAATTCATAAGGCTATTGGGGATCAATTAACTTGTATTTTCGTTGATCACGGATTATTAAGGAAAAATGAGGCAGATGACGTGATGAAGGTCTTTGCTGACGATTTCCATATGAACATCATAAAAGTAGATGCAAAAGATCGCTTCCTATCTAAATTAGCTGGTGTCGATGATCCAGAGAAAAAACGTAAAATCATCGGGAATGAATTCATCTATGTATTCGACGATGAAGCGGCAAAATTAAAGGATATGGATTACCTTGCACAAGGTACTCTATATACGGACGTGATTGAAAGTGGTACTGAAACAGCACAAACCATTAAGTCACACCATAATGTTGGCGGACTGCCTGAGGACATGCAATTTGAATTAATTGAACCACTAAACACATTGTTCAAAGATGAAGTACGTGAATTAGGTACACAGCTCGGTATTCCAGATCATATCGTATGGCGTCAACCATTCCCAGGTCCAGGACTGGCAATTCGTGTATTAGGTGAAGTAACCGAAGAAAAGCTGGAAATCGTGCGTGAATCTGATGCCATTTTACGTGAAGAAATTGCAAACGCAGGATTAGATCGCGATATCTGGCAGTATTTCACAGTATTACCGAACATCCGAAGTGTTGGTGTCATGGGTGATGCACGGACATATGACTACACAATCGGAATTCGTGCCGTTACATCAATCGATGGAATGACATCTGACTGGGCACGTATCCCATGGGATGTTCTTGAGAAAATTTCAACTCGTATTGTGAATGATGTACAGCATATAAATCGAGTTGTGTACGATGTTACGAGCAAGCCACCTGCTACGATTGAGTGGGAGTAA
- a CDS encoding ImmA/IrrE family metallo-endopeptidase, producing MNHLNYHTTLLEDSVKHLYYNLGIYCPHQLDMMEIADYLGIKVCFWDISSRVYKKEIIIDSRLSPEQQWEDFGHELCHLLLQYGNQILYLNNLFLKYQERKANNFALHFCVPTFILLKYEIASISEGIPFITKTFNVTQKFAQKRLIHFRNQLQVSKSHQ from the coding sequence ATGAACCATTTAAATTACCACACAACATTACTAGAAGATTCTGTAAAGCACCTTTATTATAATTTAGGTATTTATTGCCCACATCAACTAGATATGATGGAAATAGCTGACTACCTAGGAATTAAAGTCTGTTTTTGGGATATATCAAGTCGTGTTTATAAAAAAGAAATTATAATTGATTCTAGGTTATCCCCCGAACAACAATGGGAGGATTTTGGACATGAACTTTGTCATTTATTATTACAGTACGGAAATCAAATATTGTACTTAAATAATCTTTTTCTAAAATACCAAGAACGCAAGGCAAATAATTTTGCATTACATTTTTGTGTACCAACATTTATATTACTTAAATATGAAATCGCTAGCATATCCGAAGGTATACCTTTTATAACAAAGACATTCAACGTAACACAGAAATTTGCACAAAAAAGACTTATCCATTTTAGAAATCAGCTACAAGTATCAAAATCACACCAATAA
- a CDS encoding amidase: MNLGTYLKLDAVEMAQLIQRKEISAKELMTIAFERLNEVQPTLNVVTHSRMEQALDEAERISIEDAPFNGVPVLLKNISQSLEGELMTAGNKLLEGNRSKHDSYFVKKLREAGFHFMGHTNTPEFGLKNITEPKIYGPTRNPWNTDYSPGGSSGGAAAAIASGIVPLAGASDGGGSIRIPASFTGLFGLKPTRGRTPVGPGVGRQWHGASIDFVLSRSVRDSASMLDLLQVVQQEAAFQTPLYPGSYHKKMLEDFDRPLRIAYTTKSPVGTPVSAEAMLAVENTVKWLEAQGHHVEEKENGVDGVQLMKDYFMMNSGEMSLTVQELEKAINRAITADDVEIETWVLSEAGKSLSAADFSASLASWDTAAAQMASFHQIYDFYITPATAGTAPTIGELTHSKASQEKLRMQVREADKVKQQELIYEMFLPSLTYTPFTQLANLTGQPAMSVPVHLSSEGLPLGVQVMAPKGEEHRLLQLAVQLEQSDLWVGMKGNSYFEKA; encoded by the coding sequence ATGAATTTGGGAACATACTTAAAATTAGATGCCGTGGAAATGGCGCAGTTGATTCAAAGGAAAGAGATCTCCGCAAAGGAACTTATGACAATTGCCTTCGAACGATTAAACGAAGTTCAACCAACCTTGAATGTTGTAACACATTCAAGAATGGAGCAGGCACTTGATGAAGCAGAACGCATATCAATAGAGGATGCTCCGTTTAACGGTGTTCCTGTTCTGTTAAAAAATATCTCTCAAAGCTTAGAAGGGGAGCTAATGACAGCGGGTAATAAGCTGCTTGAGGGGAATCGTTCGAAACATGATTCTTATTTTGTGAAAAAGCTTCGCGAGGCTGGATTTCATTTTATGGGACATACAAATACACCAGAGTTCGGATTAAAAAACATTACAGAACCTAAAATTTATGGGCCAACTCGAAATCCCTGGAATACAGATTATTCGCCAGGTGGCTCCAGTGGGGGAGCGGCAGCAGCGATTGCTTCTGGAATTGTACCACTTGCAGGTGCGAGTGATGGGGGTGGATCCATACGAATTCCAGCTTCGTTTACCGGGCTATTTGGATTAAAGCCTACACGAGGAAGAACTCCAGTTGGACCAGGAGTTGGCAGACAATGGCATGGTGCATCAATTGATTTTGTTTTAAGCAGAAGTGTCCGGGATAGTGCAAGCATGTTGGATTTACTTCAAGTTGTACAACAAGAGGCAGCATTCCAGACACCATTATACCCAGGAAGCTATCACAAGAAAATGCTGGAAGACTTTGATAGGCCACTAAGAATTGCTTACACAACAAAATCCCCTGTTGGTACTCCAGTAAGTGCGGAGGCAATGCTTGCGGTGGAAAACACAGTAAAATGGCTGGAAGCACAGGGACATCATGTAGAAGAGAAAGAAAATGGTGTGGATGGTGTCCAATTAATGAAGGATTATTTCATGATGAATAGTGGCGAAATGAGCTTAACTGTTCAAGAATTAGAAAAGGCAATTAATCGTGCAATTACCGCTGATGATGTAGAAATCGAAACATGGGTGCTTAGCGAAGCAGGGAAGTCCCTCTCAGCAGCCGATTTCTCGGCAAGCCTTGCATCATGGGATACAGCTGCTGCACAGATGGCATCCTTTCATCAGATATATGATTTTTATATTACTCCAGCTACAGCGGGCACTGCCCCTACGATCGGCGAGCTGACCCATTCGAAAGCAAGTCAGGAAAAGCTGCGGATGCAGGTAAGGGAAGCAGACAAAGTTAAACAACAAGAACTTATTTATGAGATGTTTTTACCTAGTTTAACGTATACGCCATTTACCCAGCTGGCTAATTTAACTGGTCAGCCAGCAATGTCTGTTCCCGTGCATCTTTCAAGTGAGGGTCTTCCATTGGGAGTGCAAGTAATGGCACCAAAGGGTGAAGAACATCGCTTGTTGCAGCTGGCAGTGCAACTGGAACAGTCGGACCTTTGGGTAGGGATGAAAGGAAATTCCTATTTCGAAAAAGCTTAA
- a CDS encoding MoxR family ATPase, with product MIHGTSIYNEKIERVINNINKVMIGKEDVATLSLVALLAQGHVLLEDVPGVGKTMLVRTLAKSLDCDFKRIQFTPDLLPSDVTGVSIYNPKELEFEFRGGPIFGNVILADEINRTSPKTQSSLLEAMEEQNVTIDGVTKPLRAPFFVMATQNPIEYEGTYPLPEAQLDRFILKLKMGYPTFHEELEMLERTSSNHPIESIEAVIDRDQLVELQEEVKDVYIDRNVQQYIINLVTRTRENDAIYLGVSPRGSIALMKAAKAYAFIYGRDYVLPDDVKYLAPFVLSHRIILTSEARYEGATNEGTIDAVVKTTHIPIRKEFS from the coding sequence TTGATACATGGAACGAGTATTTATAATGAAAAGATTGAACGTGTGATTAATAACATAAATAAAGTAATGATTGGAAAAGAAGATGTTGCAACTTTAAGCTTAGTTGCTTTATTAGCGCAGGGGCATGTGTTATTAGAGGATGTTCCTGGTGTTGGAAAGACAATGCTTGTTCGGACACTTGCAAAGTCATTGGATTGTGACTTCAAACGAATTCAATTTACTCCGGATTTATTGCCATCAGATGTAACTGGTGTTTCGATTTATAATCCAAAGGAACTGGAATTTGAATTTCGCGGTGGACCAATCTTTGGAAATGTTATTCTTGCAGATGAAATCAATCGTACCTCACCAAAGACACAATCATCACTTCTTGAAGCAATGGAAGAACAAAATGTGACCATTGATGGAGTAACGAAACCTCTAAGAGCACCTTTCTTTGTTATGGCAACTCAAAACCCCATTGAATATGAAGGCACCTACCCATTACCGGAAGCACAGCTTGATCGCTTTATCTTGAAATTGAAAATGGGCTATCCTACCTTTCATGAAGAACTAGAAATGCTTGAGCGGACATCTAGTAATCATCCAATTGAATCAATAGAAGCAGTAATCGATAGAGACCAATTAGTAGAACTTCAAGAGGAAGTAAAGGATGTCTATATTGATCGCAATGTACAGCAGTACATTATTAATCTTGTAACACGGACAAGAGAAAATGATGCAATTTATCTTGGAGTAAGCCCAAGGGGATCTATTGCCTTAATGAAAGCAGCGAAAGCTTATGCATTTATATATGGAAGAGATTATGTATTGCCAGATGATGTAAAGTATCTTGCACCATTTGTTCTGTCCCATCGGATTATATTAACTTCGGAGGCAAGATATGAGGGGGCTACTAATGAAGGTACAATCGATGCGGTTGTAAAAACAACGCACATTCCAATTCGAAAGGAATTTAGTTAA
- a CDS encoding helix-turn-helix transcriptional regulator, translating to MLGERLTKLRKNKKLTQQELAKELQISRSSLSQYEINKRQPDYETLKLIANYFHVSIDYLITGNVYSESPDEMWKELLDPKTQIFFKDLQNAPEEKIDELIRFWEFIQERDKKK from the coding sequence ATGTTAGGTGAACGTTTAACAAAATTACGTAAAAATAAAAAGTTGACACAGCAAGAACTAGCAAAAGAATTACAAATTAGTCGTTCTTCCTTATCCCAATATGAAATAAACAAGAGACAACCTGATTACGAAACTTTAAAATTAATTGCTAATTACTTTCATGTATCTATCGACTACCTCATTACAGGTAATGTGTATAGCGAATCTCCAGATGAAATGTGGAAAGAATTATTAGACCCGAAAACACAAATATTCTTTAAAGATTTACAAAACGCCCCAGAAGAAAAAATTGATGAATTAATACGTTTTTGGGAATTTATTCAAGAAAGAGATAAAAAGAAATAG
- a CDS encoding multicopper oxidase domain-containing protein: protein MNLTKFVDELPIPPVLKPLWKDQFYTYYEVNMTEFKQSLHSELNDTTVWGYEGSYPGPTIEVESGEIVFIKWINNLPDKHLFPIDYTVHGAYRDVPDVRTVVHVHGACVESESDGYPEAWFTNGFKQVGSYFRKQVYRYDNCNHACTLWYHDHALGITRLNIYAGLAGFYLIRDQQERYLNLPSGKYDIPLMLQDKTFNKDGSLYYPKQPDQPIPELETSIIPEFVGDTILVNGKVHPYLKVEPRKYRFRLLNASNTRFFRMKLDSGQLMYQIATDGGLMQYPIGVKEIMLSPAERADVIIDFTNLEGKSIIMTNDAPAPFPTGDPVDENTGTVMQFSVTLPLSSVDTSVIPANMMSLPQLNEQSASRVRYLTLNDNMDKYGREFMLLDNKQWDAPITENPKLGSTEIWCLINLTDDSHPIHIHLIDFQILDRRDFDVDKYNKEGIIHYTSPATPPEPQERGGKDTVRANPKQVTRIIMKFGPFTGLYVWHCHILEHEDYEMMRPFIVIQ, encoded by the coding sequence ATCAACCTCACTAAATTTGTAGATGAACTTCCCATTCCACCTGTTTTAAAACCTCTATGGAAAGATCAGTTTTATACTTATTATGAAGTAAATATGACTGAATTCAAGCAATCACTCCATAGTGAGTTAAATGATACAACGGTTTGGGGGTACGAAGGAAGCTATCCGGGACCTACCATTGAAGTAGAAAGCGGAGAAATCGTGTTTATTAAATGGATCAACAATCTTCCGGATAAGCATCTTTTTCCAATCGATTATACGGTTCATGGCGCCTATCGGGACGTTCCTGATGTAAGAACAGTGGTACATGTCCACGGTGCGTGTGTTGAATCAGAAAGCGATGGTTACCCAGAGGCTTGGTTTACAAACGGATTTAAACAAGTCGGCAGTTATTTTAGAAAGCAAGTATATCGATATGATAATTGCAATCATGCTTGCACCCTCTGGTATCATGACCATGCGCTTGGTATCACTAGGCTTAATATTTATGCTGGATTGGCAGGTTTCTATCTAATCAGAGATCAACAGGAGCGATACCTGAATTTACCAAGTGGGAAATATGATATCCCTCTTATGCTACAAGACAAGACTTTTAATAAGGATGGTTCTCTCTATTACCCGAAGCAGCCAGATCAACCAATCCCGGAATTAGAAACGTCGATCATTCCCGAATTTGTCGGGGATACCATTTTGGTGAATGGCAAAGTACACCCCTATTTAAAAGTGGAACCACGCAAATATCGATTTAGGCTGCTAAACGCATCCAACACGCGTTTCTTTAGGATGAAGCTTGATTCAGGTCAACTTATGTATCAAATTGCGACGGATGGAGGATTAATGCAGTACCCGATAGGTGTAAAAGAAATCATGTTATCTCCAGCAGAACGAGCAGATGTAATTATTGATTTTACCAATCTTGAGGGTAAATCTATTATTATGACAAACGATGCGCCCGCTCCCTTTCCAACCGGAGATCCAGTAGATGAAAATACAGGTACAGTGATGCAGTTTAGTGTAACTCTTCCCTTGTCTAGTGTGGATACGAGTGTTATCCCGGCTAATATGATGTCCTTACCCCAACTAAATGAACAGTCGGCTTCAAGGGTAAGATACCTAACTTTAAATGACAATATGGATAAATACGGTCGTGAATTCATGCTATTGGATAATAAACAGTGGGATGCCCCCATAACAGAAAATCCAAAATTGGGATCAACCGAAATATGGTGTCTTATTAACTTAACGGACGATTCACATCCTATTCACATTCACTTAATTGATTTTCAAATATTAGATCGGAGAGATTTTGATGTAGATAAGTACAATAAGGAGGGAATTATCCATTATACGAGCCCGGCGACGCCTCCCGAACCTCAAGAACGAGGAGGAAAGGATACAGTAAGAGCTAACCCAAAACAGGTAACCCGAATTATCATGAAATTTGGTCCTTTTACAGGGTTGTATGTATGGCACTGTCATATATTGGAACATGAGGATTATGAAATGATGCGACCGTTTATTGTTATCCAATAA
- a CDS encoding helix-turn-helix transcriptional regulator yields MTTQIRHVLIGFRKSIGSQQIVASDLGISRQYLSAIEKGTRNPTVKLMVKMSNYFGVSEKKLFPDLFFTNKCHESLHL; encoded by the coding sequence GTGACTACACAAATAAGGCATGTTTTAATAGGTTTTAGGAAATCAATTGGTTCTCAGCAAATTGTGGCAAGTGATCTTGGTATATCAAGGCAATACTTAAGTGCGATTGAAAAAGGTACTCGAAATCCAACTGTTAAACTTATGGTAAAAATGTCAAATTATTTCGGCGTAAGCGAAAAGAAGTTGTTTCCAGACCTTTTTTTTACAAATAAATGCCACGAATCGTTGCATCTCTAA
- a CDS encoding transglutaminaseTgpA domain-containing protein: MKKQQNKAAILYATILYFCGFFLFLEWLYPLKDISDTNNIMIFIIYTMFCFFISALQLKWWLSLLLKGFGLFFILNGLYFNVPIVSALWLGQAQDEFTFNIQALFSQQWYYLTPLFRSFLFLLLIWLMSYLLHYWFVQMKRIFLFVLLTFVYITILDTFTVYDGTMSIVRTFIISFIALGIANLMKELSQESIHFGWLKKSPVWLMPLIVVVFISTMIGFAAPKVEPIWPDPVPFIQSAAENVGGNGGGPVQKVGYGEDDSRLGGSFIQDDTPVFYARTPERHYWRIETKDEYTGKGWVLSSDSEYELQPNGSIDLETFSSSVETESQDALVEFQENESINKLVYPYGVRQVERLAGEEAVFLDLESDAIEARRNGEVANLNTYQLSYEHPSYELNVLRESNERYGEELLEHYTQLPDTLPERVVDLAEEITKPYESRYEKVKAVERYFASNDFEYRTTDIPVPTGNEDYVDQFLFDSRIGYCDNFSTSMVVLLRAIDIPARWVKGFTSGQLIGGENEAELYEVTNGNAHSWVEVYFPETGWVPFEPTQGFSNLSDFHVDVDNANNTALPQTEDDVLEAPEGNDLPEQPESDVQTEETAEQESVQNDAARFTFNWWYAAILAAITLIIGIAIYKTRFRWQTKALAVKMKNGQDAKSFQEAYHHLMKLLQHYGYAKDPDQTLREFANRIDMHYATDEMGQLTRHYERLLYRNEINESQLNELTQLWKNLIKRIMG; the protein is encoded by the coding sequence ATGAAGAAACAGCAAAATAAAGCAGCAATCTTATATGCCACGATTCTTTATTTTTGCGGATTCTTTTTGTTTCTAGAATGGCTTTATCCATTAAAAGATATATCGGACACGAATAATATTATGATTTTTATTATTTATACGATGTTTTGTTTTTTCATTTCAGCATTGCAGCTGAAATGGTGGCTTAGTCTTTTATTAAAAGGATTTGGTCTGTTTTTCATTCTTAATGGTCTCTATTTTAATGTGCCGATTGTAAGCGCGTTGTGGCTTGGACAGGCACAGGACGAATTTACCTTCAACATACAAGCATTGTTCTCACAGCAGTGGTACTATTTAACACCGTTGTTCCGCAGCTTCCTGTTTTTATTATTAATTTGGTTAATGAGCTATCTATTGCATTACTGGTTCGTCCAAATGAAACGGATTTTTCTGTTTGTGCTGCTTACATTTGTTTATATCACAATTCTTGATACATTTACGGTATACGACGGAACTATGTCAATTGTAAGAACCTTTATTATTTCGTTTATTGCACTTGGTATAGCGAATCTAATGAAAGAATTGAGTCAAGAGTCGATTCATTTTGGCTGGTTAAAAAAATCACCAGTATGGCTTATGCCATTAATTGTCGTTGTGTTTATCTCCACCATGATTGGTTTTGCAGCACCGAAAGTAGAACCTATTTGGCCAGATCCTGTGCCATTTATTCAAAGTGCTGCTGAAAACGTGGGTGGTAATGGCGGTGGCCCGGTACAAAAGGTTGGCTATGGGGAGGATGACTCAAGATTAGGTGGTTCATTTATTCAAGATGATACACCAGTGTTTTATGCGAGGACTCCGGAGAGGCATTATTGGCGAATTGAAACGAAAGATGAATATACTGGGAAAGGCTGGGTGCTTTCCTCTGATTCAGAGTATGAATTACAGCCAAATGGCTCGATCGATTTAGAGACATTTTCTTCAAGTGTAGAGACAGAGAGCCAAGATGCCTTGGTTGAGTTTCAAGAAAATGAATCGATTAATAAGCTTGTTTATCCATACGGAGTCAGACAAGTAGAAAGGCTTGCAGGAGAAGAAGCAGTATTTCTCGACCTGGAATCAGACGCAATCGAGGCTAGAAGGAATGGAGAGGTTGCTAACTTAAATACTTATCAATTATCGTATGAACATCCATCCTATGAGCTAAATGTGCTGCGTGAAAGCAATGAACGATACGGAGAAGAACTGCTAGAACACTATACGCAATTGCCTGATACATTACCTGAACGGGTAGTTGATTTAGCTGAGGAAATTACCAAGCCATATGAATCAAGATATGAAAAGGTAAAAGCAGTCGAACGATATTTCGCCAGCAATGATTTTGAATATCGTACAACCGATATTCCTGTACCGACAGGAAATGAGGATTATGTGGATCAGTTTTTATTTGATTCCAGAATAGGTTATTGTGATAACTTCTCAACATCGATGGTTGTTTTGCTTCGTGCTATTGATATACCAGCAAGATGGGTAAAGGGATTTACTAGCGGACAATTAATTGGAGGAGAAAATGAAGCGGAGCTGTATGAGGTAACGAATGGAAATGCGCATTCTTGGGTAGAAGTTTATTTCCCGGAAACTGGCTGGGTACCATTTGAGCCGACACAAGGCTTCTCTAATTTATCTGATTTTCATGTGGATGTTGATAATGCTAATAATACGGCCTTACCGCAAACAGAAGATGACGTATTGGAAGCTCCAGAAGGCAATGATCTCCCGGAGCAGCCGGAATCAGATGTACAAACAGAAGAAACTGCTGAGCAAGAATCTGTCCAAAACGATGCAGCTCGCTTTACGTTTAACTGGTGGTATGCAGCAATATTGGCTGCCATAACCCTTATTATCGGAATTGCTATTTATAAAACAAGATTTCGTTGGCAAACAAAGGCGCTTGCAGTGAAAATGAAAAATGGACAAGATGCTAAATCATTCCAGGAAGCTTATCATCATTTGATGAAATTACTGCAGCATTATGGGTATGCAAAAGATCCAGACCAGACACTACGTGAATTTGCAAATCGTATTGATATGCACTATGCAACGGATGAGATGGGGCAGCTAACAAGACATTATGAGCGACTGCTTTATCGAAATGAGATAAATGAATCACAGCTAAACGAACTGACTCAATTATGGAAAAATTTAATTAAACGGATAATGGGTTGA